A genome region from Alicyclobacillus acidocaldarius subsp. acidocaldarius DSM 446 includes the following:
- the cysC gene encoding adenylyl-sulfate kinase yields the protein MSTIVWQPTPVTKADRRRLNGHSSCVVWLTGLSGSGKSTIACALELALHERGVRTYLLDGDNLRHGLNRDLGFSADHRAENIRRTAEVAKLFVDAGVIAICGLISPYRRDREAARALFEPGEFVEVFVDCPVEVCKARDPKGLYRRALAGEIKGFTGIDDPYEPPHDPDVVVKTDRTPIQACVKAILHHLEETGRLGLRDNAAGERAAGER from the coding sequence ATGAGCACCATCGTGTGGCAGCCGACGCCGGTGACGAAGGCGGACAGGCGCCGATTGAACGGGCATTCGAGCTGTGTGGTGTGGCTGACGGGTCTGTCGGGATCGGGCAAATCGACCATCGCCTGCGCGCTGGAGCTCGCGCTGCACGAGCGAGGCGTGCGGACCTATCTGTTGGATGGCGACAACCTCCGCCACGGGCTCAATCGCGATCTCGGCTTTTCGGCTGACCATCGCGCGGAGAACATCCGCCGGACGGCCGAGGTGGCGAAGCTGTTCGTGGACGCGGGCGTCATTGCCATCTGCGGCCTCATCTCGCCATACAGGCGGGATCGGGAGGCGGCCCGGGCGCTGTTTGAGCCGGGGGAGTTCGTCGAGGTCTTCGTCGACTGCCCGGTCGAGGTGTGCAAGGCGCGCGATCCAAAGGGGCTCTATCGGCGAGCGCTGGCGGGGGAAATCAAGGGTTTCACGGGAATCGACGATCCGTACGAGCCGCCGCATGACCCGGACGTCGTCGTGAAGACGGATCGCACGCCCATCCAAGCGTGCGTCAAGGCCATTCTCCATCACCTTGAGGAAACGGGCCGCCTGGGCCTGCGGGACAACGCCGCGGGCGAGCGGGCGGCCGGGGAAAGGTAG
- a CDS encoding sulfotransferase family protein, which translates to MGVARPNFFIVGAAKCGTSSLDRYLSQHPDIYIPPKKEAHFFSIPDFPERFTGPGDEGMNLYTIRDEDAYMRLFDGVRGERAVGEASVFYLFYPGTAQRMYDAYPDAKILIMLRNPVDRAFSAYMHLVRDERETLSFRESLAKEEERIRQHYEPLWYYRAVGLYAAQVKRYLDVFGREQVKVILFEEFARDPVQVVRDCCAFLGVSTDFVPDTSIRHNESGVPKSRSLYNFIAKPNALKEIVKPFIPAAVRERLGNRAKSMVLGRMEMEPDLREELTAFFAPDVARLEALIHRDLSAWRRPARAAGSQ; encoded by the coding sequence ATGGGCGTGGCGCGACCCAACTTCTTCATCGTCGGCGCGGCGAAGTGCGGCACGAGCTCGCTCGACCGGTACCTGAGCCAGCACCCGGATATCTACATTCCACCGAAGAAAGAGGCGCATTTCTTCTCCATCCCCGATTTTCCCGAGCGTTTCACAGGCCCCGGCGACGAGGGCATGAATCTGTACACCATCCGCGATGAGGACGCGTACATGCGGCTGTTCGACGGCGTTCGAGGCGAGCGGGCCGTCGGCGAGGCGTCCGTGTTTTACCTGTTTTATCCTGGTACGGCGCAGCGCATGTACGACGCGTACCCCGACGCCAAGATCCTCATCATGCTGCGCAATCCGGTCGATCGCGCCTTCTCCGCCTACATGCATCTGGTGCGCGACGAACGCGAGACGCTTTCGTTCCGCGAGTCGCTCGCCAAGGAGGAGGAGCGGATCCGGCAACACTACGAGCCGCTGTGGTATTATCGAGCCGTCGGCCTGTATGCGGCGCAGGTCAAGCGGTATCTCGACGTGTTTGGGCGCGAGCAGGTCAAGGTGATCCTGTTTGAGGAGTTCGCGCGCGATCCCGTCCAGGTGGTTCGGGACTGCTGCGCGTTCCTCGGCGTGTCCACGGACTTCGTTCCGGACACCTCGATTCGCCACAACGAGTCGGGCGTGCCCAAGTCGAGATCGCTCTACAACTTCATCGCGAAGCCGAACGCGCTGAAGGAGATCGTGAAGCCGTTCATTCCGGCCGCGGTGCGCGAGCGGTTGGGCAACCGGGCGAAGTCGATGGTGCTCGGGCGGATGGAGATGGAGCCCGACCTTCGGGAGGAGCTGACCGCATTCTTTGCGCCGGACGTGGCTCGGCTCGAGGCGCTCATCCATCGCGACTTGTCCGCGTGGCGGCGCCCGGCGCGGGCTGCGGGATCGCAATAA
- a CDS encoding nitroreductase family protein, whose product MEVLEAIRGRRHIKQFKPDPIDEATWMSWLQEATNAPNHKMTEPWEIIVVGPEARMNLRHGANFGDAPVVLAVLSKRGASQIERDENLMAVACFLENLSLIAEANGAGIRWTSIGWQEHARQVLGVSDEYDIANIIGLGYPAEVPQAKPRTPIAEKIRRVP is encoded by the coding sequence ATGGAGGTTTTGGAGGCGATTCGGGGACGCCGGCACATCAAGCAGTTCAAGCCGGATCCCATCGATGAAGCGACGTGGATGAGTTGGCTGCAGGAAGCGACCAACGCGCCGAACCACAAGATGACCGAGCCGTGGGAGATCATCGTCGTGGGGCCGGAGGCGCGGATGAATCTGCGCCACGGCGCGAACTTCGGGGATGCGCCGGTCGTGCTCGCGGTGCTCAGCAAGCGGGGGGCCTCGCAGATCGAGCGCGACGAGAATTTGATGGCCGTCGCGTGCTTCCTCGAGAACTTGAGCCTCATCGCGGAGGCAAACGGCGCGGGCATCCGCTGGACGTCCATCGGCTGGCAGGAGCACGCGCGCCAGGTGCTCGGCGTGTCGGACGAGTACGACATTGCGAACATCATCGGGTTGGGCTATCCGGCGGAAGTGCCGCAGGCGAAGCCGCGCACGCCCATCGCCGAGAAGATCCGGCGGGTGCCGTGA
- the aroA gene encoding 3-phosphoshikimate 1-carboxyvinyltransferase, which translates to MADARQGADLEARSPWALGGYQLARVGPVQGPVDADVRVPGSKSVTNRALVIAALAEGESVLSGILQSDDAYWCIEALRALGVPVEVDGDRVRMTGCGGQFPRSDARVYTGAGGTTARFLTAALAASRGEYEIRGSRRMNERPMGELFRALRVLGAEIEPLERPDTLPIRLRARGLAGGEVAMSGAQSSQFVSGVLIAAPYARAPVSVRIVDHIVQHAYVHITLDMMQAFGAKCEAAGDLAVISVEPGGYRGRAYDIEADASTACYFFAAAAVTGGRVRVANLTRDTRQPDVHFVDVLAKMGCEVASSDAGIEVRGPEKLRGGFSVSMKEMSDQTLTLAFLAPFADGPIEITGVGHIRHHESDRIRVIVETLARVGVRAEEREDGVVVYPGAPRPAALPSYDDHRVAMALSVLALRAEGIEIEDPGCVSKTCPTFFHHLREMGVLVDLVP; encoded by the coding sequence ATGGCGGACGCGAGGCAAGGGGCGGATCTGGAGGCGAGATCGCCCTGGGCGCTCGGGGGATACCAGCTCGCGCGGGTGGGTCCTGTCCAAGGCCCGGTGGACGCGGACGTGCGCGTGCCGGGATCGAAGAGCGTGACCAATCGGGCGCTCGTCATCGCCGCTCTGGCGGAGGGCGAATCGGTGCTGTCGGGCATCCTGCAAAGCGACGATGCGTACTGGTGCATCGAGGCCCTGCGCGCGCTCGGCGTCCCGGTTGAGGTGGACGGCGATCGCGTCCGCATGACCGGTTGCGGAGGGCAGTTTCCGCGAAGCGACGCGCGCGTGTACACAGGCGCGGGGGGCACGACGGCGAGGTTTCTCACAGCCGCGCTCGCGGCCTCGAGAGGCGAGTACGAGATCCGCGGCAGCAGGCGGATGAACGAGCGGCCGATGGGCGAGCTGTTTCGGGCGCTGCGGGTGCTCGGGGCCGAAATTGAGCCGTTGGAGCGCCCGGACACGCTGCCCATTCGCCTCAGGGCGCGAGGGCTTGCAGGCGGAGAGGTCGCGATGTCGGGCGCGCAATCGTCCCAGTTTGTGAGCGGGGTGCTCATCGCGGCGCCCTACGCGCGCGCGCCGGTGAGCGTGCGCATCGTGGATCACATCGTCCAGCACGCCTACGTCCACATCACGCTCGACATGATGCAGGCGTTCGGCGCGAAGTGCGAGGCGGCGGGCGATCTCGCCGTCATCTCGGTGGAGCCGGGTGGCTACCGCGGCCGCGCGTACGACATCGAGGCGGACGCGTCCACGGCCTGCTACTTCTTCGCCGCCGCGGCTGTGACGGGTGGCCGCGTGCGCGTGGCGAATCTCACGCGCGACACGCGCCAGCCCGACGTTCACTTCGTCGACGTGCTCGCCAAGATGGGATGTGAGGTGGCGTCGTCCGATGCGGGCATCGAGGTGCGAGGCCCCGAGAAGCTTCGCGGCGGTTTCTCGGTCAGCATGAAGGAGATGTCGGATCAGACCCTCACGCTCGCGTTCCTCGCGCCGTTCGCGGACGGACCGATTGAAATCACCGGCGTGGGCCATATCCGACATCACGAGTCGGATCGGATCCGGGTCATCGTCGAGACCCTCGCCCGCGTGGGCGTCCGCGCGGAGGAGCGGGAAGACGGCGTCGTTGTGTATCCGGGCGCACCTCGTCCCGCGGCGCTCCCGTCCTACGACGATCACCGCGTGGCCATGGCGCTTTCCGTGCTCGCGCTCCGCGCCGAGGGCATCGAGATTGAGGATCCGGGCTGCGTGTCAAAGACGTGCCCAACGTTTTTCCATCACTTGCGCGAGATGGGCGTTTTGGTCGATCTCGTCCCATGA